In Camarhynchus parvulus chromosome 28, STF_HiC, whole genome shotgun sequence, the following proteins share a genomic window:
- the LOC115914273 gene encoding nuclear receptor ROR-beta-like — protein sequence MSRDAVKFGRMSKKQRDSLYAEVQKHQQSQEQSGGAKDEPEPLSRVYTTSVSSGLSDLDDISTLSDGLLFDFPLTPDGSSTYYNLDLLASAQPSPDQSSLDVADATLIKQESLYELMLEPALLAHGALEGAQLPPDISVLEIDRVAQNVVKSHLETCQYTTEELKRLAWSLYSPEEVRALQSKSCEAMWQQCSLQISNAIQYVVEFAKRIDGFMELCQNDQIILLKAGCLEVLLIRMIRAFNPLNNTVLFEGKFGGMQMFKSLGCDDLIGAVFELGRTLCRLQLSDEELALFTAAVLLSPDRPWLTESKKVQKLQDKIYVALQHEIQKKHSAEDKLSKLVSKLPLMKTICNLHLDKLEFFRLLHPETAMNFPPLYKEVFNSELQYSDPRES from the exons ATGTCCCGCGACG CGGTGAAGTTCGGCCGCATGTCCAAGAAGCAGCGGGACAGCCTCTACGCCGAGGTGCAGAAgcaccagcagagccaggagcagagcgGCGGCGCCAAGGACGAGCCCGAGCCCCTGAGCCGCGTCTACACCACGAGTGTCAGCAGCGGCCTCTCGGACCTGGATGACATCTCCACGCTGTCCGACGGGCTCCTCTTTGACTTCCCCCTGACCCctgatggcagcagcacctACTACAACCTGGACCTGCTGGCCTCGGCCCAGCCCTCGCCCGACCAGTCCAGCCTGGACGTGGCTGATGCCACGCTCATCAAGCAGGAATCTCTGTACGAGCTGATGCTGGAGCCGGCGCTGCTGGCACACGGGGCGCTGGAGGGCGCCCAGCTGCCCCCTGACATCTCTGTCCTGGAGATTG ACCGAGTGGCCCAGAACGTGGTGAAGTCCCACCTGGAGACGTGCCAGTACACAACGGAGGAGCTCAAGCGCCTGGCCTGGAGCCTCTACTCCCCCGAGGAGGTCCGTGCCCTGCAGAGCAAG agctgcgAGGCCATGTGGCAGCAGTGCTCGCTGCAGATCTCCAACGCCATCCAGTACGTGGTGGAGTTCGCCAAGCGCATCGACGGCTTCATGGAGCTCTGCCAGAACGACCAGATCATCCTCCTGAAAGCCG GTTGCCTCGAGGTGCTCCTGATCCGCATGATCCGCGCCTTCAACCCCCTGAACAACACCGTGCTCTTCGAGGGCAAGTTTGGTGGCATGCAGATGTTCAAATCTCTCG GCTGTGACGACCTCATCGGCGCTGTGTTCGAGCTGGGCAGGACCCTGTGCCGCCTGCAGCTGTCGGACGAGGAGCTCGCCctcttcactgctgctgtcctgctctccccag aCCGCCCGTGGCTGACTGAGTCCAAGAAGGTGCAGAAGCTCCAGGACAAGATCTACGTGGCCCTGCAGCACGAGATCCAGAAGAAACACTCCGCTGAGGACAAGCTCTCGAAG TTGGTTTCCAAGCTGCCCTTGATGAAGACCATTTGCAACCTGCACTTGGACAAGCTGGAATTTTTCCGTCTCCTGCACCCGGAGACTGCCATGAACTTCCCCCCCCTCTACAAGGAGGTTTTCAACTCTGAGCTTCAGTACAGCGACCCCCGGGAGAGCTAA